In one Pungitius pungitius chromosome 13, fPunPun2.1, whole genome shotgun sequence genomic region, the following are encoded:
- the borcs7 gene encoding BLOC-1-related complex subunit 7 isoform X2, with the protein MASADSQPRFGQSVKGLLSDKVGSCGGDVIALTRQVLKGSRSQELLGQAARNMVIQEDAILHSEDSLRKMSIITTHLQYQQEAIQKNKP; encoded by the exons ATGGCGTCTGCAGACTCGCAGCCGCGGTTTGGCCAGTCTGTCAAAGGGCTGCTATCCGACAAAGTGGGCTCCTGTGGCGGGGACGTCATCGCGCTGACACGCCAAGTGCTCAAGGGATCTCGCAGTCAGGAG CTTCTTGGTCAAGCAGCAAGAAACATGGTGATCCAGGAAGACGCCATCCTGCACTCTGAGGAC AGTCTGAGAAAGATGTCCATTATCACCACACATTTACAATACCA GCAGGAGGCCATCCAGAAGAA TAAGCCATAA
- the borcs7 gene encoding BLOC-1-related complex subunit 7 isoform X1: protein MASADSQPRFGQSVKGLLSDKVGSCGGDVIALTRQVLKGSRSQELLGQAARNMVIQEDAILHSEDSLRKMSIITTHLQYQQEAIQKNVEHSKNLQDQLRHLLK, encoded by the exons ATGGCGTCTGCAGACTCGCAGCCGCGGTTTGGCCAGTCTGTCAAAGGGCTGCTATCCGACAAAGTGGGCTCCTGTGGCGGGGACGTCATCGCGCTGACACGCCAAGTGCTCAAGGGATCTCGCAGTCAGGAG CTTCTTGGTCAAGCAGCAAGAAACATGGTGATCCAGGAAGACGCCATCCTGCACTCTGAGGAC AGTCTGAGAAAGATGTCCATTATCACCACACATTTACAATACCA GCAGGAGGCCATCCAGAAGAA TGTGGAGCACTCTAAAAACCTGCAGGACCAGCTGAGACACCTGCTGAAGTGA
- the LOC119214573 gene encoding steroid 17-alpha-hydroxylase/17,20 lyase gives MTWFLCLCALFAVLLALLVLQLNLRVLAHGPRGPPRLPALPLIGSLLSLRSPHAPHVLFKELQEKYGPTYSLMMGSHCVVVVNQHVHAKQVLLRRGKIFAGRPRTVTTDVLTRDGKDIAFGDYSATWKFHRKIVHGALCMFGEGSSSIEKIICTQAQSLCSVMSEAAALDLSPELTRAVTNVICSLCFNSSYRRGDPEFEAMLHYSQGIVDTVAKDSLVDIFPWLQIFPNADLQLLKQCVAIRDQLLQKKYDEHKAEYSDHVQRDLLDALLRAKRSADNNNTAEIAPEAVGLSDDHLLMTVGDIFGAGVETTTTVLKWAVAYLIHHPQVQSRIQEELDSKVGGHRCPQLSDRGSLPYLEATIREVLRIRPVAPLLIPHVALSDTSLGDFAVKKGTRVIINLWSLHHDEKEWKNPELFDPGRFLDSEGTGLVIPSSSYLPFGAGVRVCLGEALAKMELFLFLSWILQRFTLSVPPDQSLPSLEGKFGVVLQPARYKVNAMPRTGWEKNRGKPC, from the exons ATGACGTggtttctgtgtctgtgtgcgttgttCGCCGTGCTGCTGGCTCTGTTGGTGCTGCAGTTGAACCTCAGGGTGCTGGCGcacggcccccgggggcccccccGCCTCCCGGCACTGCCGCTCATCGGCAGCCTGCTGAGTTTGCGGAGCCCGCACGCTCCTCATGTGCTCTTCAAAGAGCTGCAGGAGAAATACGGGCCGACGTACTCGCTGATGATGGGCTCCCACTGCGTCGTCGTAGTCAACCAGCACGTGCACGCCAAACAAGTCCTGCTGAGGAGGGGAAAGATATTTGCAGGAAGACCAAGAACT GTTACCACAGATGTTCTGACCAGAGATGGGAAAGACATCGCATTTGGAGATTACAGTGCCACGTGGAAGTTCCACAGGAAGATCGTCCACGGAGCTCTGTGCATGTTTGGAGAGGGCTCTTCCTCCATTGAGAAGATCA TCTGCACACAGGCCCAGTCTCTGTGCAGCGTCATGTCTGAGGCGGCGGCCCTGGACCTGTCCCCTGAGCTGACTCGGGCCGTCACCAACGTCATCTGTTCGCTCTGCTTCAACTCGTCGTACCGCCGGGGGGACCCCGAGTTCGAGGCCATGCTGCACTACAGCCAGGGCATCGTGGACACGGTGGCAAAGGACAGCCTGGTGGACATCTTCCCCTGGTTACAG ATTTTTCCTAATGCAGACCTGCAGCTCCTAAAGCAGTGTGTTGCCATCCGAGACCAACTTCTACAGAAGAAATATGATGAACACAAG GCCGAGTACAGTGACCACGTGCAGAGGGACCTGCTGGACGCCCTGCTGAGGGCCAAGCGCAGCgctgacaacaacaacacggcaGAGATCGCCCCCGAGGCGGTGGGCCTCAGCGACGACCACCTCCTCATGACCGTGGGGGACATCTTTGGCGCCGGAGTGGAGACCACCACCACCGTGCTCAAGTGGGCCGTCGCCTACCTCATCCACCACCCGCAG gTACAGAGTCGTATCCAGGAGGAACTGGACAGCAAGGTTGGGGGGCACAGGTGCCCTCAGCTCAGTGACAGAGGCAGTCTGCCCTACCTAGAGGCGACCATTAGGGAGGTGTTACGGATCCGCCCTGTGGCCCCTCTGCTCATCCCCCACGTGGCCCTCAGTGACACTAG CCTCGGGGATTTCGCAGTGAAGAAAGGAACGCGAGTGATCATCAACCTGTGGTCCCTACACCACGATGAGAAGGAATGGAAAAACCCAGAGCTCTTTGACCCTG GTCGGTTCTTGGACAGTGAAGGCACGGGTCTGGTCATCCCGTCATCCAGCTACCTGCCATTTGGTGCCGGGGTGAGGGTGTGTCTGGGTGAGGCCTTGGCCAAGAtggagctcttcctcttcctgtcgtGGATCCTACAGCGcttcaccctctctgtcccaccGGACCAATCCCTGCCCAGTCTGGAAGGAAAGTTCGGTGTGGTTCTCCAGCCAGCCCGGTACAAGGTGAACGCCATGCCCAGAACGGGCTGGGAGAAGAACAGGGGCAAGCCATGCTGA